From one Triticum aestivum cultivar Chinese Spring chromosome 4B, IWGSC CS RefSeq v2.1, whole genome shotgun sequence genomic stretch:
- the LOC123089970 gene encoding B3 domain-containing protein_Os12g40080, translating into MKQSADVSSVQWKAIKSNILIAVLHRSSSTRFVANNYRDPPRAGRQSSNRGSGGWRESQRHSLIPSPLLSAHPRFSRREPSVLPRRAAPRPQDRRTSRGSRWPGPGSQARPSTRSSGKMGCERCERRDELDYCNLDDREKYFLMFIVDDCGQEMIVPDEFLRRFRGEIPREIKLETRNGHSYTIGVAKYPDKLVLQAGWGLFVKTYDLRMDDCVVFRYKGNSQFGVIVFDRFGREKAFSVITDNAPPVQESHNRGTENVDRSHGHSQPMEVQSPIATANHSDGRPQPMRMQPPTENANPSHAHPQPMRMQPPTENLDDPVGFSRPMEMQPPTENVDHLFGHSQPMQMQPSTEAVDHFAQMQPSTEAVDHSNGHAQTMRMQPSSEVVDHSNDHAQTMQMQLFCRPTKLRQTKLQWDYSSKGNKTATSPSDTPIIFILCIGDSLSSEHDIEGCASPRYTLTYNSSLNTVQKEEIEEKVKSIHKDNPIFVAVMRRFNVTGTCTLTFSKKYVQTHVGDKERRVCLQRFGKRWDVQFSSSREVKRIVSGWRKFVKDNDVETGDICIFELLKIDEMCTMEVHIIHAKDFDRPSQIGGWSVEGRCKEATTKTVEPSHSRPQLVQMQLCNASVEDSYSLPQPMEMQSPSTERKIRVETVNSSPGNEGDSSMSEDGVTLTGCIGVHLRRIPLVQKKVVKQKVDLIGSEIPIYVLVMQKTNVTGRFTLSISKKYVRRHLGDEVRSIWLERDGERCQVTLGRKPQNNRVVGGWIKFAKENGLRVGDVCLLERLRHCKECTMKVHIVRRVKRAG; encoded by the exons ATGAAACAGTCAGCAGATGTTTCGTCAGTTCAGTGGAAGGCAATCAAGTCCAATATCTTGATTGCAGTTCTTCATAGGTCCAGCTCCACAAGATTTG TCGCCAACAATTACCGCGATCCGCCACGTGCTGGCAGGCAGTCAAGTAACCGTGGTTCCGGTGGTTGGCGCGAGAGCCAAAGGCACTCACTCATTCCATCGCCTCTTCTCTCCGCCCACCCAAGGTTCAGCAGGAGGGAGCCAAGTGTCcttccgcgccgcgccgccccgcgtccACAG GATCGGCGAACGTCCCGAGGTTCCCGTTGGCCAGGCCCAGGATCTCAGGCTCGCCCGTCGACTCGCTCAAG TGGAAAGATGGGGTGCGAAAGATGCGAGCGGAGGGATGAACTCGACTACTGCAATCTGGATGACCGGGAAAAATACTTCCTGATGTTTATTGTCGATGACTGTGGTCAGGAGATG ATCGTCCCAGATGAATTTCTGAGACGTTTCAGGGGTGAGATCCCAAGGGAGATCAAGCTAGAAACACGAAATGGTCACAGTTACACCATTGGAGTTGCCAAGTATCCAGATAAACTAGTTCTTCAAGCGGGATGGGGGCTATTCGTCAAAACCTATGATCTACGTATGGACGACTGTGTGGTATTCAGATACAAAGGAAACTCTCAGTTTGGTGTCATAGTTTTTGATCGATTTGGCCGCGAGAAAGCATTTTCTGTTATTACAGACAATGCTCCTCCTGTACAGGAAAGTCACAACAGGGGCACTGAAAATGTGGACCGTTCTCATGGTCATTCTCAGCCCATGGAAGTGCAATCGCCTATTGCAACTGCCAACCATTCTGACGGGCGTCCTCAGCCCATGCGAATGCAACCACCTACTGAAAATGCAAACCCTTCTCATGCGCATCCTCAGCCCATGCGAATGCAACCACCTACTGAAAATTTGGATGACCCTGTTGGTTTTAGTCGGCCCATGGAAATGCAGCCGCCTACTGAAAATGTGGACCATTTGTTTGGCCATAGTCAGCCTATGCAAATGCAACCATCTACTGAGGCTGTGGATCATTTTGCGCAAATGCAACCATCTACCGAGGCTGTGGATCATTCTAATGGTCATGCTCAGACCATGCGAATGCAACCATCTAGCGAGGTCGTGGATCATTCTAATGATCATGCTCAGACCATGCAAATGCAACTGTTTTGTAGACCTACCAAGCTGAGACAAACAAAGCTTCAATGGGATTACTCGAGCAAGGGCAACAAGACAGCAACGAGTCCTTCAGATACTCCCA TTATTTTCATTTTGTGCATAGGAGATTCTTTGTCCTCAGAACATGATATTGAAGGTTGTGCTTCACCTAGATACACGCTCACATATAACAGCAGTCTAAATACAGTGCAGAAGGAGGAAATTGAAGAGAAGGTCAAATCTATTCATAAGGACAATCCAATCTTTGTGGCTGTGATGAGGAGGTTCAATGTTACAGGAACCTGCACTTTA ACTTTCTCCAAGAAATATGTTCAGACGCATGTGGGTGATAAGGAGCGAAGGGTATGTCTTCAGCGATTTGGGAAGAGGTGGGATGTGCAATTTAGCAGTAGCCGTGAAGTCAAAAGGATTGTTAGTGGCTGGCGGAAGTTTGtgaaagacaatgatgtagagaccGGTGATATCTGCATCTTTGAATTGTTGAAGATTGATGAGATGTGCACAATGGAAGTCCATATCATCCATGCGAAGGATTTTGATAGACCCTCCCAAATTGGTGGGTGGAGTGTCGAAGGACGGTGTAAAGAAGCTACTACTAAAACTGTGGAACCTTCTCATTCTCGTCCTCAGCTCGTGCAAATGCAATTATGTAATGCAAGTGTAGAGGATTCTTATTCTCTTCCTCAGCCCATGGAAATGCAATCACCCTCAACGGAAAGAAAGATACGAGTTGAAACGGTTAACTCGAGTCCGGGCAACGAGG GAGATTCTTCGATGTCAGAGGATGGTGTCACTTTGACTGGTTGCATCGGTGTGCATTTGAGGCGCATACCTTTAGTTCAGAAGAAGGTAGTGAAGCAGAAGGTCGACCTTATTGGTTCTGAAATTCCCATCTATGTGCTCGTGATGCAGAAGACCAATGTTACAGGAAGATTCACTCTG AGCATCTCCAAGAAATATGTTCGCAGACATCTGGGGGACGAGGTGCGAAGCATCTGGCTGGAGCGAGATGGGGAGAGGTGTCAAGTGACGCTGGGACGCAAGCCTCAGAACAACAGGGTTGTGGGTGGATGGATAAAGTTTGCCAAGGAGAACGGGCTGCGGGTGGGCGATGTCTGCCTCCTCGAGCGGCTGAGGCACTGCAAGGAGTGCACGATGAAGGTCCACATCGTCCGCCGCGTAAAGCGTGCCGGTTGA